A region of the Litchfieldia alkalitelluris genome:
TAAAGTAGAAAACTTTATACCGAAAAAATTGTTGCCTGGCAATGTATCAATCTTGATATTATCTAGTAAAATTTCACTACAATAACTTTCATACTTTTGATCTAAGTATTCATTCATATAATCAAAAGAGGCTTTTTTTCTTTTCATTTAATTCAACCCTTTAGAAGAGATTTTAATTTGTTATTATCTGTTTAACCTTATATTACAAAGACAAAGACGCATAATCAAGATGATCTGCGTCTACAATTTTTCTCTCAAAATACTTTCTAATCTTATTTAACCGATAATATATTGAAGAAGTATGAATCCACCCATTTTACATATATCAAAGTTCCCTAACAATCTCCTCATCCAAAATGGCTTTCCTCTTCTCCCAATCTGGCATCAAGGAGTAAAGCATCTTATAAAAACTTTCACTATGATCATTGTATTTGAAATGAATTAATTCATGTAATACAACATAATCTATACAATGTTTTGGTGCTTTAATTAGTTCTGTATTTAATAGAATCGTTTTCTTTTCTGTTAAAGCTGAACCCCACCGTGCTTTCATCAAACGCATATTAACACTTGGTTTTTCTACCCCATATTTCTCGACCAGTGGAGCCAGTTTATCAAGTGACTCCTCGAAAATTTTCCTAGCCTTTTCTTGATACCAATTATCCATAAGTTTTTCTTTTCGTTGAAAGTTGTTTGGATTATTGACATGAAGATAAATAAAGCCACGAAGATATTTAACGCCTTCCTCTTCATCACTCTTTTGAACACGCAGTCGATATTGCTTTCCTAAATACTTAAAGGACTCCCCACTTACATATTCTCGATCACTTTGCTTATGGGGAAGTACATTTTCAAATTGCTTTACGTTTTTTACAATCCATGGTCCTTTGCTTTTAACAAAATCGTAGATAAAACCTAAAGGTACTTTTTCATGAGCCGATACCTGAATCGTCATATCAGGCTTAATGTTTAAATTAACATTTTTAACATTTTTCCTCTCAACTGTAAACTCGATGATTTTGTTAGCATAGTGGATTTGATGTGTTTCCATGATGTTCACAACCTTAATATCTTCTTAGAGCAACCGTTTTAATTTGCTCGATAATCTTATCAATCGTATCATAATCTAACTTTACACTTTGCTCTTTTGTAAAGTCATAGATAAGATCATCTAAGTCTTGAGCAATTCGATTATGGATTTCAAGATTATTATGCCAGTCAACCTTTTGATGTTGTTTAATAATTTCATCCATTTTTAGTGCTAATTCACCAATAATATCTGATTCATAATTTGCTGCATCTTCTCCAGTTTGACTTAAAATATCTTTTGTCACTCCGTAAAATGCTTGTGCATGTAAATTTTCTTTTATTACACTCGGATAATCGTCTTTTGATTCACCACTGCGGAAATCTTTCATTATGTCTTTCATCTTATTCAAATACTCAGCTTCTGAAATTCGCTTATTCTTGTATTCCTGAATTGCCTCCTGGATACGTTCAGAAAACTTTTTATAATAAGCTGGGTTTTCATCCCATTTTGTATTTACACTCTTTGTTAAGCGTGTCCTAATAGCATCAGCTTTAGCTCTTTTTGAATCCAGACGTTCTAATTCTTCATCAAATGCTTTTTCATTCAATATATCAACTGGATTTGTGATTCGTATGACTTCCTCGGCTGAAATATAGTGATCCATTAATTTTTGCATTTTTGCTTCATATTCTTTATGGTCAATCGTATCAGAATAACGAAGTTTTACACTCTTACGTAACTCTTGAAAAAATTTTAAATCCCTTTTATACGTTGATAATTCTTCTGGAGGCAAAGCGTTGTATATTCTCTCTGACTCTAACGCAATACCAAGATTCCGACCAAAGTGACTTAGTACATCATAAAATGCTTCTCTACGTTCTTCATCTTCTAGCCAGACTTCATACTCTTCCGCATCTTTCTTATTCTTTATTTTTGCAAACATTTGTAACAGATCAGAATGGTATTGGCGTAAAGAACCGATAACACTTATTACATCATGGATTGCTCCCTCTAAATCTTTTGGATCGAAATTCTCCAATCCAGCCCCAGAATACATCTGTAATGCTTCATCTAACTTAGATAGTAGTCCACGATAATCAATAATTAGACCAAAATCTTTGCCTTCATATAGACGATTCACCCTAGCAATTGCTTGTAACAACGTGTGTTCCTTCATAGGCTTATCTATATAAAGGATTGATGCTCTAGGTGCGTCAAAACCCGTCAGTAGTTTGTCTACAACAATAATTAAATCAATATCGTCACCGTTTATAAATTCATCCTTAATTGCATCTTCATAGTCTTCTGCTGAACCATACCGTTCCATCATACGTTTCCAAAACTTTTGTACTTTATCTTTGGATACTTCGTCTACTGACTCATGTCCTTCTCTCTGGTCTGGGGGAGAAACAACTACTGCACAGTTTATATCCCCCAATTCCTCAAAAGACTCTAAATAACGAATGGCTTCGATTTTACTATTGGTTGCCAACATCGCTTTAAATTGTGAACCTTGTGTCTTATAGTTATCTATAAAGTGCTGGTTGATATCAAAAGCTACCATACTTATACGTTGGTTAGATGAAGCAATGCGTTCAAAGAGGCTCCATTTCTTCATTACCTCATCTTTTTGCTTATCATTTAAGTTTCGAGTAATCATTTCTAATCGATTATCAATCGCTTTTTGATTTACCGTTTGGTCAACCATCTTCCCTTCGTACAATAGAGGTACAATGGCTTTATCCTTCACCCCATCCGCAATCGTATATTTATGAATAAGTTTCCCAAACTTAATCATCGTACTTTTCTCTTTTTTCATCAAAGGTGTTCCAGTAAAACCGAGGTAACAGGCGTTTGGAAAAACCTTTTTCATTTTAATATGCAGCTCACCATATTGTGTTCGGTGGGACTCGTCAACTAATATAAAGATATCTCTTGATTCAATCGGGTTCTGTTTGGTTGATGCTGTGTCAAATTTGTGTACCAAAGTTGTCACTATATCAACATTTGTGTCATTAATTAAATCAACTAAATGAGTCCCAGAATTTGCTCTGCTTGCTTTTAATTTTGAATGATTAAACGTTTTGTGAATTTGTTTGTCTAATTCCACTCGGTCTGTCACTACAACTACTTGTGGATTAGATTCTGATAACTCCGATAAAATAAACTTTGCAAGCATTACCATTGTGAGTGATTTCCCAGAACCTTGGGTATGCCAGATTACACCCGATTGTCGATTACCTTTCTCATCTTTTTCTTTAATTGTTTTGATAATTTCTTTAATTGCAAAGTATTGTTGATACCGAGTTACTTTTTTCACATCTTTATCAAACAGTGTAAAAAATCTTGTTAGTTCCAATAACCGTTCTGGATGGAACAATGAGATGATATTTTTATCTTGCATCGTTGGTAACCGACTAGAAACCGTTTTATCCAACCACTCTTCTAACCAATCTTCCTTTTCTTCTTTCCAAACTGACCAAAACTTTTTTGGCGTATTACATGTAGCGTATTTCGTTTCATTCTTATTCGTTGACATCACAAGTTGAACAAACTTGAACAACTGCGGGGCATAGTCTTTTCCTTGATTACGGATCATTTGACTAATCCCTTGTTCCATTGAAATCGATGCCTTTTTGCACTCAATGACAACTAATGGGATGCCATTTACAAATATAACAACATCAGGGCGAACATTCCCCCTACCATCCACACGTTCTACCGAAAATTCCTCAACTACAAGGAAATCATTATTCTCAAAGTTCTCCCAATCAATATATTTAATCGTAAACGATTTTTTCGAGCCATCAGGTAAAAATTCAGAATATGTTCTTCCATTCATTATAGTTTCATATATATTCTCATTTGCTTTTACAAGCCCGTTTATCAGAGGTTCATCTAAATCGCGAATGGCTTGTTGAATATTAAATTCACTGAACTTATATTTTTTCCCCTTATACTCATAGGAGTTTAGCTGATTTAATTTCTCTTCTAAAACTATTTTTAACAATACGTTATAAAGATTACCACGCATTTGTTCCGAAAGTTCTGCCTCTATTTTTTGATAGCCTAAACTTTGCAAAATTTCAATGGCAGGCTGTTGACTTATATTGCGTTCATCATAACTTAACCAATTTGACATTATTTCACCTCCACAATAGAGAAAACAAAAACAAAGGATCAAACCTTCACTCGGACTTTCCCTGTTAAAAGTAATTGCATAAGACCTTTCTTTTGTTGTTTTAGATGGAAACATTCTTTTTCTAAAAGGTTGATTTCGTTCTCAATATTTTCCAGTATCTCTACAATTGCAATTTGCTCTTTTTCATTTGATGGTAAATAAAGATTTAATTTATTCATCATTGATTCTGAAATTTCTTTTTGACCTGTGCCACCTATTAAATGTTCTATTTTTTTGTAAAAATCCCCATTAGTTAGGTAAAAGTAATAGAACTTTAAATTTCCTTTTGAAGCTGTCAAACTACTAATCGCATTTGAAGCTACAAAACCATCTAAATATTGCGGAACAATTCCAATGCCACCATTATGGAAATTTTGCCTTCCAATCAATAATTCATTAGGCTCTCTAAGATAATAAGGTCTTCCATTTTTTGTTACATTTGGCTTTTTATCTGTACCTTCAATCCCTTTTAAATGTAGTTTTACAGTAAGTAAGAAATGCTCATTAGGGTTTTCTACAGGGTCTTTCTTAATGAACTTTAAAACATCTCCAAATTTTACGTTTATCCAGTTCTCGGTGAACCCAGATAATCTAATTTTTCCTGTTAACAGATTCTGCATTAAACCTTTTTTTTGTAAGTTTTTTTGCTCGATAACCTTCTCTTTTAAATCAATTACCTTGTCCCAACTGGAGAGGATTGAAGAAATTTTTTGTTGTTCTTTAATTGGAGGTATTGGTATTTTAAGGTCTCTAAATATTTTTAGATTTAAATGACCCACACTCCCCCCAACTCTTGTACCTAACATCCTATTTAAGGTAGTATGATCTTGAAGTAATTGTAATAGGAATGGGGAATCCACTTCGTTCTTCTTAGTTTTTATTACTATTATGCTTTCATAAACGCTAAATTCTATATCAGAGTCTACAATAGTACATGTTCCTAATGTACCTGATTTACTTACGAGAACATCCCCTTTCTCAGCTTTTCTATATTTTGTTAACTGCTTATGTTGCATTTCAGAGATATATTTAACATTCTTGAAAGACAGTTTTCCACTTGAAATATCTGTTGCTCTTATTAAAGGAAACCCACCATTATCTACATAATCTACTTTGGATGTTAAACCTAAGAATATATCATTAGAGCAATCCTCGATTTTATTTACTTTCCAATCGCTTGGAATTAAACCAACATCAGTTTTTTTATAATAAGAATTTATCGAATGTATTACAGTTTGTGTTTTCATATATTCACCTACAATCCAAGCTCTTTTAGATACTTTTCCATCTTTGTTTCTACTTCTTTAATCTCCTGCTTAATGTTTGAAATTTGCTCTTTAACCCGATCCATATCAATTAGTTCTTCTTTTTCAAATGTATCCACATAACGAGGTATATTTAAGTTATGGTCATTTTCTTTAATTTCCTCTAATGTTGCCACGTACGAGTATTTTTCAATCACTTCCCATTTCTCATATGTGTTAACAATTTTAGCGATATCTTGCTCACGAAGTTGATTCTGATTTTTGCCTTTTTCATAATTCTCTTCATCAGATGCATCAATAAAGAGTACATCTTTACGGTTTCTATTTTTCTTAAAAACTAAAACACACGCAGGAATTCCTGTTCCATAAAATAACCCTTCTGGTATACCAATCACTGCATCCAATAAGTTCATCTCTAAGATTTGTTTTCGGATTTTCCCTTCACTTGCTCCTCGGAAAAGAACACCATGTGGTAAAATAGTGGCCATACGTCCATTCTCTGCTAATGAGTAAAGCATGTGTTGCACAAAAGCGTAATCTCCTTTAGAAGTTGGAGCTACTCCCCATTCAAATCGTCTATATGGATCAAGACTGGCTTCCATTTTAAACTTGCTATCATTTGTTCCTTCACCAGCAAATCCCATTGCCCATTTATCTAAGGAGAATGGCGGATTAGCTACGATAGCTTGAAATTTCATTAACTTTCCATCTTCTAAGTGAAGTGGGTTCGCTAATGTATCCCCCCACTCAATCTTTGCATCATCAATTCCATGTAAGTACATGTTCATTAAAGCTAATGAATGAGTTGCTCCATTACGTTCTTGACCGTAGATAGCAACTTTTTTATTTGGGACTTGATTTGCCACTCTGATTAGAAGTGAGCCCGAACCACATGTTGGATCATAAATCCGATCATTCTCCTGTGGTTTTACAAGGCGTGCCAATAACTCTGAAGCCATTGAAGGAGTGTAAAACTCTCCACCTTTTTTACCAGCGTCAGATGCAAATCGTTCAATCATGTACTGATAAGCATCTCCAATGACATCTTCACTTCCAACCACTGATGGTTTTAAAGTTAATTTATTGAAATCCTCTAACAATGAACGAAGCATTGCATTACGCTCTTTAGCTTTTCCTAGTATAGATTCACTGTTAAAGTCAATGTTACGGAATACTCCTCGAAGTTTACCTGTATTCTCATTTTCCAACCGTTCCAATGCTTTATTAATTATTTCACCAATTTCAACATCATTTCGTTTGCTGTATAAATAATCAAATGTAGATTGTTGATCTAAGACGAATCTTTCTCTCGATAACGCACGTTGGATTCTTTGTTCATCCCCATCATAACGCTTTGTATATTCTTCTAAATGCTCTTTGTAAGCATCACTTAAATACTTAATAAACAACATTGTAAGGATATAATCCTTATATGTACTTGAATCAATTTTCCCTCTAAACGTATCGGCAGCTTGCCAGAGTACAGAATTAATTTGTTGTTGAGTTACTTTTTCAGTCATATTTTCTCCTCCTGGAATCTATTTCACATACATAAAATTTAAGAATATTAACTACCTGTTATTTTACATTAAAAAAGACAAGGTTAAAACCTTGTCTTTTTACTCCTGTAACTTTACTAGGGTAATAATACACATACTAATCTTTCATTCTCTATCGATACACTTTTAAAATTACTGAGGTAACCTTACCCTTCAGAATTTTAAAAAACTGTATGGTATATTGTTGATATTTAAATTATCTTTCTTGTTCAGTATATCTTCAAATTGTTTAAAGGTATACATGGACAAAAATTAACCAGGAGACCCAAAACAGTCCTCCTAGTTAATTTTAAAATAATATGTAGATAATTATCTTCTTTTTAGAGATAAAGTTATTATTTGAAACATACAAACAATTAAAATTTGCTTCATTATATTACTCAACCTACTAAAATCAAATTTTTTTTGAGTAACTGTTACTCTTCATAACGTTCACCATAAGCATTCACCTCCCTAATAAATGAATCAATCCGACTGATTTTGTACATTTCTTTTGCCCCCATCGCCAACGCAATTTCCTCAAGCGAATATCCAAGTCCAGCAAGTGTTTTCGCATTTTTTTCAAAGTCTTGTTCCCTTTGTTTTTCTTTTTCATAACGTCGAACGACAAATTTGGTTTCTTCCTGTTCCTCGGTTAGTTGTCTATTTTCATGTGCAGAAAAATCTGTACAATCCTCTTTTCCTTTCAAAAATGAATCTGTAAGTTCACTTATTAGTTGATCAATTTCATACCGAATATCCGACGGATTTCTCATATTACCATCTCCTGTCATGGGATGTTTTTTCACTAGATGACCATGAACTGAATTTTACCTAGATGAATATCGATCCAAAATCTGAATATACTAAATAGAAGGGGAAACCTCCACAACTTCCCCTAATTCAATGATTGGATGTGATACCATGTTCGGAACAATGGTCCGAACCTATCGAGCACAAAAAGGATATACACTTTCTGAATTTGCTGCCAAGCTTGGGGTATCGGTCGGTTATTTAAGTAACCTTGAGAATGGAAAAAACGTTACAATCAAACTCTCAATATTAGAAAAACTCCAAGATGAGCTACATATTGACCCATTTCATT
Encoded here:
- a CDS encoding restriction endonuclease subunit S produces the protein MKTQTVIHSINSYYKKTDVGLIPSDWKVNKIEDCSNDIFLGLTSKVDYVDNGGFPLIRATDISSGKLSFKNVKYISEMQHKQLTKYRKAEKGDVLVSKSGTLGTCTIVDSDIEFSVYESIIVIKTKKNEVDSPFLLQLLQDHTTLNRMLGTRVGGSVGHLNLKIFRDLKIPIPPIKEQQKISSILSSWDKVIDLKEKVIEQKNLQKKGLMQNLLTGKIRLSGFTENWINVKFGDVLKFIKKDPVENPNEHFLLTVKLHLKGIEGTDKKPNVTKNGRPYYLREPNELLIGRQNFHNGGIGIVPQYLDGFVASNAISSLTASKGNLKFYYFYLTNGDFYKKIEHLIGGTGQKEISESMMNKLNLYLPSNEKEQIAIVEILENIENEINLLEKECFHLKQQKKGLMQLLLTGKVRVKV
- a CDS encoding M48 family metallopeptidase; protein product: METHQIHYANKIIEFTVERKNVKNVNLNIKPDMTIQVSAHEKVPLGFIYDFVKSKGPWIVKNVKQFENVLPHKQSDREYVSGESFKYLGKQYRLRVQKSDEEEGVKYLRGFIYLHVNNPNNFQRKEKLMDNWYQEKARKIFEESLDKLAPLVEKYGVEKPSVNMRLMKARWGSALTEKKTILLNTELIKAPKHCIDYVVLHELIHFKYNDHSESFYKMLYSLMPDWEKRKAILDEEIVREL
- a CDS encoding helix-turn-helix domain-containing protein, which translates into the protein MIGCDTMFGTMVRTYRAQKGYTLSEFAAKLGVSVGYLSNLENGKNVTIKLSILEKLQDELHIDPFHSKQTEDSMFERRIERASKLLRECQQINPSYTEHFLSQFEQSLDLLREG
- a CDS encoding type I restriction-modification system subunit M; translated protein: MTEKVTQQQINSVLWQAADTFRGKIDSSTYKDYILTMLFIKYLSDAYKEHLEEYTKRYDGDEQRIQRALSRERFVLDQQSTFDYLYSKRNDVEIGEIINKALERLENENTGKLRGVFRNIDFNSESILGKAKERNAMLRSLLEDFNKLTLKPSVVGSEDVIGDAYQYMIERFASDAGKKGGEFYTPSMASELLARLVKPQENDRIYDPTCGSGSLLIRVANQVPNKKVAIYGQERNGATHSLALMNMYLHGIDDAKIEWGDTLANPLHLEDGKLMKFQAIVANPPFSLDKWAMGFAGEGTNDSKFKMEASLDPYRRFEWGVAPTSKGDYAFVQHMLYSLAENGRMATILPHGVLFRGASEGKIRKQILEMNLLDAVIGIPEGLFYGTGIPACVLVFKKNRNRKDVLFIDASDEENYEKGKNQNQLREQDIAKIVNTYEKWEVIEKYSYVATLEEIKENDHNLNIPRYVDTFEKEELIDMDRVKEQISNIKQEIKEVETKMEKYLKELGL
- a CDS encoding type I restriction endonuclease subunit R, with product MSNWLSYDERNISQQPAIEILQSLGYQKIEAELSEQMRGNLYNVLLKIVLEEKLNQLNSYEYKGKKYKFSEFNIQQAIRDLDEPLINGLVKANENIYETIMNGRTYSEFLPDGSKKSFTIKYIDWENFENNDFLVVEEFSVERVDGRGNVRPDVVIFVNGIPLVVIECKKASISMEQGISQMIRNQGKDYAPQLFKFVQLVMSTNKNETKYATCNTPKKFWSVWKEEKEDWLEEWLDKTVSSRLPTMQDKNIISLFHPERLLELTRFFTLFDKDVKKVTRYQQYFAIKEIIKTIKEKDEKGNRQSGVIWHTQGSGKSLTMVMLAKFILSELSESNPQVVVVTDRVELDKQIHKTFNHSKLKASRANSGTHLVDLINDTNVDIVTTLVHKFDTASTKQNPIESRDIFILVDESHRTQYGELHIKMKKVFPNACYLGFTGTPLMKKEKSTMIKFGKLIHKYTIADGVKDKAIVPLLYEGKMVDQTVNQKAIDNRLEMITRNLNDKQKDEVMKKWSLFERIASSNQRISMVAFDINQHFIDNYKTQGSQFKAMLATNSKIEAIRYLESFEELGDINCAVVVSPPDQREGHESVDEVSKDKVQKFWKRMMERYGSAEDYEDAIKDEFINGDDIDLIIVVDKLLTGFDAPRASILYIDKPMKEHTLLQAIARVNRLYEGKDFGLIIDYRGLLSKLDEALQMYSGAGLENFDPKDLEGAIHDVISVIGSLRQYHSDLLQMFAKIKNKKDAEEYEVWLEDEERREAFYDVLSHFGRNLGIALESERIYNALPPEELSTYKRDLKFFQELRKSVKLRYSDTIDHKEYEAKMQKLMDHYISAEEVIRITNPVDILNEKAFDEELERLDSKRAKADAIRTRLTKSVNTKWDENPAYYKKFSERIQEAIQEYKNKRISEAEYLNKMKDIMKDFRSGESKDDYPSVIKENLHAQAFYGVTKDILSQTGEDAANYESDIIGELALKMDEIIKQHQKVDWHNNLEIHNRIAQDLDDLIYDFTKEQSVKLDYDTIDKIIEQIKTVALRRY